A genome region from Thermoanaerobacterium xylanolyticum LX-11 includes the following:
- a CDS encoding energy-coupling factor transporter transmembrane component T family protein gives MLKNITIGQYIPGDTFIHRLDPRVKIILSVVFIILLFIITNFSGYIFILLFLLLSVFVSKIPISYIFKGLKPILVILILTVGLNVFFTPGGTYLVSIGPLKITSNGVRLALFMGLRLIFLIVGTSLLTLTTSPIALTDGIENLLTPFKSIGLPAHELAMMMTIALRFIPTLLEETDKIMKAQMARGADFESGNLVKRAKNLIPLLVPLFISAFRRADELAVAMEARCYRGGINRTKLKQLKVSNRDYVAILLTAILVGIIIWNRFWPW, from the coding sequence ATGCTTAAAAATATAACTATCGGTCAATATATACCTGGCGATACATTCATACACCGTTTAGATCCCAGAGTAAAGATAATATTATCCGTAGTATTCATTATTTTGCTATTTATAATCACAAACTTTTCTGGCTATATTTTTATTCTGTTATTTTTGCTGTTAAGCGTATTTGTTTCAAAAATACCAATAAGTTATATCTTTAAAGGGTTAAAGCCAATTCTTGTGATTTTAATATTAACTGTTGGATTGAATGTATTTTTTACTCCCGGTGGAACATATCTTGTCTCAATAGGTCCGCTTAAGATAACTTCAAATGGAGTAAGATTAGCTTTATTTATGGGGCTAAGGCTTATATTTTTGATAGTTGGCACATCGCTCTTAACATTGACGACATCCCCGATTGCCCTTACAGATGGGATAGAAAACCTCTTAACGCCATTTAAATCTATTGGATTACCTGCCCACGAATTAGCAATGATGATGACAATAGCACTGAGATTCATACCGACACTGCTTGAAGAAACAGATAAAATAATGAAAGCTCAGATGGCCAGAGGTGCCGACTTTGAAAGTGGCAATTTAGTTAAAAGAGCTAAAAATTTGATTCCGCTATTGGTGCCTTTATTTATCAGCGCTTTTAGGAGAGCTGATGAACTCGCAGTGGCAATGGAAGCAAGGTGCTATAGAGGTGGAATCAATAGGACAAAGTTAAAGCAATTAAAAGTAAGCAATAGAGATTACGTAGCAATTTTGTTGACAGCGATTCTTGTGGGAATAATAATATGGAATAGATTTTGGCCATGGTGA
- the truA gene encoding tRNA pseudouridine(38-40) synthase TruA → MRNIVLVIEYDGTNYHGWQIQKNAVTVQEVITKAIKKITSEDVNLIGSSRTDAGVHALNQVANFISNCNIPLSKMPNALNSVLPKDIVIKNAYEADMDFHSRYSAKGKRYKYIIYNRKFNSPVYRNYSWHISDELDLDKMIESLTYLKGTHDFSAFKSSGSSVKDSIRTVRDISLRKNDFNVEFEIEADGFLYNMVRIIVGTIVDVGIGKINPIHVKEILESKDRCMAGKTAPPQGLFLTKIYY, encoded by the coding sequence ATGAGAAACATAGTTTTGGTTATAGAATACGATGGAACAAATTATCATGGTTGGCAGATCCAAAAAAATGCTGTTACAGTTCAAGAAGTCATAACGAAAGCAATAAAAAAAATAACATCAGAGGATGTAAACTTAATTGGTTCCAGCAGGACAGATGCTGGAGTTCATGCCCTAAATCAAGTTGCCAACTTCATATCTAACTGTAATATACCTCTATCAAAAATGCCTAATGCGCTAAATAGTGTGCTTCCAAAAGACATAGTTATTAAAAATGCTTATGAGGCAGATATGGACTTTCATTCCAGATATTCTGCCAAAGGTAAAAGGTATAAATACATCATATACAACAGAAAATTTAATTCACCTGTATATAGAAATTATAGCTGGCATATAAGCGATGAATTAGATTTAGATAAAATGATTGAATCATTGACATATTTGAAAGGGACACACGATTTTTCGGCTTTTAAATCCAGTGGAAGCAGTGTAAAAGATTCTATAAGAACCGTAAGAGATATTTCACTTAGAAAAAATGATTTTAATGTAGAGTTTGAGATTGAAGCGGATGGATTTTTATACAACATGGTCAGAATAATCGTTGGAACGATTGTGGATGTGGGGATAGGTAAGATTAATCCTATTCACGTCAAAGAAATTTTAGAATCAAAAGATCGATGCATGGCGGGGAAAACTGCACCACCACAAGGATTGTTTTTAACTAAAATATACTATTGA
- a CDS encoding energy-coupling factor transporter ATPase has translation MSIQVENISFVYNEGTPFESIALKDVSFTIEDNEFVGIIGHTGSGKSTLIQHLNGLLKPTSGRIIVNGIDITTKKDLKDIRKEVGIVFQYPEHQLFEETIYKDIAFGPSNLGLSDDEIEKRVYDAMKIVGLDIKIKDMSPFELSGGERRRVAIAGVLSMMPKILILDEPTAGLDPRGRDEILYQIKQIHQMYKMTTILVSHSMEDIAKLVNKIIVMHDGTVSLIGTPKEVFKHVEKLEKIGLGVPQITYLIRELRKNGIDLPDDILTVDEAKKHILEYLRGVDNA, from the coding sequence ATGTCAATACAAGTAGAAAATATTTCTTTCGTATACAATGAAGGCACGCCGTTTGAATCCATTGCACTGAAAGATGTAAGTTTTACAATAGAAGATAATGAATTTGTTGGAATAATAGGACATACAGGCTCTGGAAAATCTACTCTTATTCAGCATTTGAATGGTCTTTTAAAACCAACTTCGGGCAGGATCATTGTGAATGGCATCGATATAACAACGAAAAAGGATTTAAAAGACATTAGAAAAGAAGTAGGCATAGTATTTCAATATCCGGAACATCAACTTTTTGAAGAAACAATATACAAGGATATTGCCTTTGGACCGTCGAATTTAGGACTTTCAGACGATGAAATAGAAAAAAGAGTATATGATGCTATGAAGATAGTAGGACTTGATATAAAAATAAAAGACATGTCTCCATTTGAATTATCAGGTGGAGAAAGAAGACGGGTAGCAATTGCAGGAGTATTGTCTATGATGCCAAAAATTTTGATATTGGATGAGCCAACTGCAGGGCTTGATCCGAGAGGTCGCGACGAAATTCTCTATCAAATAAAGCAGATTCATCAAATGTATAAAATGACTACGATACTTGTCTCACATAGTATGGAAGACATAGCAAAATTGGTGAACAAAATCATTGTAATGCACGATGGCACAGTTTCGTTGATAGGTACTCCTAAAGAAGTTTTTAAACATGTTGAAAAACTTGAGAAGATAGGACTTGGCGTGCCGCAAATCACATATCTTATAAGAGAATTAAGGAAAAATGGAATAGATCTTCCTGATGACATTTTGACAGTCGATGAAGCTAAGAAACATATATTGGAGTACCTTAGGGGTGTTGATAATGCTTAA
- the rplM gene encoding 50S ribosomal protein L13: MKSFVPKKNEVERKWYVIDAEGKVLGRLASQVAKILSGKNKPIYSPSVDTGDFVIIVNADKVVLTGKKLEQKYFKYYTGHPGGLKLIQYKTLMRTKPEKAIMRAVKGMLPKNKLGRQMIKKLKVYTGPEHKHEAQKPEKLDI, from the coding sequence GTGAAGTCATTCGTGCCAAAAAAGAATGAAGTAGAGAGAAAATGGTATGTCATAGATGCCGAAGGGAAAGTGTTAGGCAGATTAGCTAGCCAAGTTGCAAAGATTTTGTCTGGTAAAAATAAACCGATATATTCACCCAGTGTTGATACAGGTGATTTTGTTATAATTGTCAATGCAGACAAAGTCGTATTGACAGGTAAAAAATTAGAGCAAAAGTACTTTAAATATTACACAGGGCATCCTGGTGGACTTAAATTAATACAGTACAAGACTTTAATGAGAACAAAACCTGAAAAAGCTATCATGAGAGCTGTAAAAGGAATGCTTCCAAAAAACAAATTAGGAAGGCAAATGATAAAAAAATTAAAAGTTTATACTGGTCCTGAACATAAGCATGAAGCACAGAAACCAGAGAAACTTGACATATAA
- the rpsI gene encoding 30S ribosomal protein S9, with product MAAIQFFGTGRRKTSVARVRLVPGKGNIIINGRSLDDYFGLDTLKYTVRQPLILTENIDKFDVIAKVEGGGLSGQAGAIRLGITRALMKADNELRPILKKAGFVTRDPRMKERKKYGLKKARKAPQFSKR from the coding sequence ATGGCTGCTATCCAATTTTTTGGTACAGGTAGAAGAAAAACATCTGTTGCACGTGTTAGGTTAGTCCCAGGGAAAGGCAACATAATCATAAATGGTAGATCTCTTGATGACTATTTTGGATTGGACACTTTAAAATACACGGTCAGACAACCTCTTATTTTGACTGAAAACATCGATAAATTTGACGTAATTGCTAAAGTTGAAGGCGGTGGATTATCGGGCCAAGCTGGTGCAATTAGATTAGGCATTACAAGGGCATTGATGAAAGCTGACAATGAATTAAGACCGATTCTTAAGAAAGCTGGGTTTGTGACAAGAGATCCAAGGATGAAAGAGAGAAAGAAATACGGTCTCAAGAAAGCAAGAAAAGCACCACAATTTTCAAAGAGATAA